From the Maioricimonas rarisocia genome, one window contains:
- a CDS encoding DUF4198 domain-containing protein produces the protein MTSICHRSRLWAGSILLLAGGLAGCTGGSDDKWSEQRPATYPVQGTVLYNGEPVADASVSFSSTGGDKSVGAAGKTDDQGTFTLTTYEPGDGAVAGEHRVTVIKAVVEGEDPSYFDENSPNYGKEPPPTTTKYLVPKKYASFETSGLTATVSESSDNEITIELND, from the coding sequence ATGACATCGATTTGCCACCGGAGCCGCCTCTGGGCCGGCTCAATACTATTGCTGGCCGGCGGGCTGGCCGGCTGCACGGGCGGTTCCGACGACAAATGGTCCGAACAGCGCCCGGCTACGTATCCGGTCCAGGGGACAGTTCTGTACAACGGAGAACCGGTGGCCGACGCCTCGGTCTCATTCAGCAGTACCGGAGGCGACAAGTCGGTCGGTGCCGCAGGGAAAACCGATGATCAGGGGACGTTCACGCTGACGACCTACGAGCCGGGAGACGGTGCGGTCGCCGGCGAGCATCGAGTCACCGTCATCAAGGCGGTCGTCGAAGGAGAGGATCCGTCGTACTTCGACGAGAACTCTCCCAACTACGGGAAGGAGCCGCCTCCGACGACGACCAAGTATCTGGTGCCGAAGAAGTATGCCAGCTTCGAGACATCGGGGCTGACGGCCACTGTGTCGGAGTCGTCTGACAACGAAATCACGATCGAGTTGAACGACTGA
- a CDS encoding PQQ-binding-like beta-propeller repeat protein: MNLRQAFVFACVVAAGATVNAADWPQWMGPQRDGTWTETGVVRSIPEDGLPVKWRLPISGGYAGPAVAGGKVFVSDYVAESGDVQFNAGAADVRTGKERVLCVDSKSGEIVWSHEYDCDYEVSYGNGPRVTPTVDGDRVYTIGAMGHLFCFNAANGEIVWQRQIMDDYNAKAPYWGVSAHPLVDGDKLICLVGGEGSAVVAFDKNSGKELWKSLTAADAGYSPPSIIEAGGKRQLIIWLPETINGLNPETGERYWSQPLKPDYNMSIMTPRKEGNYLFASGIGNVGALFELATDKPDAEVVWRGTSNNALYAANSTPIIEDGIIYGCDCRPGSLRAVRLEDGERLWETFSPTTGDRRAGHGTAFLVKNDDTYYLFSETGDLVLAKLSPEKYEEIGRFHVLEPTSDAFGRSVVWSHPAFADRHLFARNDKELVSVSLEE, translated from the coding sequence TTGAACCTTCGACAGGCCTTCGTGTTTGCATGTGTCGTTGCCGCCGGGGCAACCGTCAACGCCGCCGACTGGCCCCAGTGGATGGGACCACAGCGGGACGGAACCTGGACCGAGACCGGCGTCGTCCGCTCCATTCCCGAAGACGGGCTGCCGGTCAAGTGGCGGCTGCCGATCTCGGGCGGTTACGCCGGCCCGGCCGTGGCAGGCGGCAAGGTGTTCGTCTCCGATTACGTGGCCGAGAGTGGTGACGTGCAGTTCAACGCCGGCGCGGCCGATGTGCGGACCGGCAAGGAACGGGTTCTCTGCGTCGACAGCAAGTCCGGTGAGATCGTCTGGTCCCACGAGTATGACTGCGACTACGAGGTCTCGTACGGCAACGGTCCTCGTGTGACGCCCACCGTCGACGGCGACCGCGTCTATACCATCGGAGCGATGGGGCATCTCTTCTGCTTCAATGCCGCGAACGGCGAGATCGTCTGGCAGCGGCAGATCATGGATGACTACAACGCGAAAGCCCCCTACTGGGGCGTCTCCGCCCATCCGCTCGTCGACGGCGACAAGCTGATCTGCCTGGTCGGCGGCGAAGGAAGTGCCGTGGTCGCCTTCGACAAGAATTCGGGCAAGGAACTCTGGAAGTCGCTCACCGCAGCCGATGCCGGTTACTCTCCGCCATCGATCATCGAAGCGGGCGGCAAGCGGCAGCTGATCATCTGGCTCCCCGAGACGATCAACGGTCTCAACCCCGAGACCGGCGAGCGCTACTGGTCGCAGCCGCTCAAACCCGACTACAACATGTCGATCATGACGCCCCGCAAGGAAGGGAACTATCTCTTCGCCAGCGGCATCGGCAACGTCGGGGCCCTGTTCGAACTCGCGACTGACAAGCCGGACGCCGAGGTCGTCTGGCGCGGCACGTCGAACAACGCACTCTACGCGGCCAACAGTACTCCGATCATCGAAGACGGCATCATCTACGGTTGCGACTGCCGACCGGGCTCATTGCGGGCCGTCCGTCTCGAAGATGGCGAGCGACTCTGGGAAACCTTTTCGCCGACGACCGGTGACCGCCGGGCCGGTCACGGGACCGCCTTCCTCGTGAAGAACGACGACACCTATTACCTCTTCAGCGAGACCGGAGATCTCGTGCTGGCGAAACTCTCGCCGGAGAAGTACGAAGAGATCGGCCGCTTCCACGTGCTCGAACCGACCAGCGACGCCTTTGGCCGGTCGGTGGTCTGGAGCCATCCCGCGTTTGCCGACCGGCACCTGTTTGCCCGCAATGACAAGGAGCTGGTCAGCGTCTCGCTGGAAGAGTAG